The Streptomyces sp. Mut1 genome window below encodes:
- a CDS encoding MaoC family dehydratase produces MSPRRDTVLPPTRTYDEVAVGEVLPELAVPITRTLIVATALASRDFQDVHHDPGLARERGSKDIFMNILTSNGLVDRYVTGWAGPAAVVKAIRIRLGAPNHPGDTMVLTGTVTGKSGTDRHVEIAVRGTNGVGAHVTGSVSVQLPGEGR; encoded by the coding sequence ATGAGCCCGCGGCGGGACACCGTGCTCCCGCCCACCCGCACGTACGACGAGGTGGCCGTCGGGGAGGTGCTTCCCGAGCTGGCGGTCCCGATCACCCGCACCCTGATCGTCGCCACCGCGCTCGCGAGCCGCGACTTCCAGGATGTGCACCACGACCCCGGACTCGCCCGGGAACGCGGCTCGAAGGACATCTTCATGAACATCCTGACCAGCAACGGCCTGGTCGACCGGTACGTCACCGGCTGGGCCGGCCCCGCCGCCGTCGTCAAGGCCATCCGCATCCGGCTCGGTGCCCCCAACCACCCCGGCGACACGATGGTGCTCACCGGCACCGTCACCGGGAAGTCCGGCACCGACCGCCATGTCGAGATCGCCGTCCGGGGCACCAACGGCGTGGGCGCCCACGTCACCGGCAGTGTGTCGGTGCAGCTGCCCGGGGAGGGCCGATGA
- a CDS encoding lipid-transfer protein, whose translation MSRTPLSGAAAVAGIGATEFSKNSGRSELRLACEAVLAALDDAGLTPADVDGLVTFTAETNSEVHVARNTGMGELTFFSRIGYGGGAACATVQQAAMAVATGAAEVVVCYRAFNERSGERYGLGQADRPMDTTADRAAYAWMTPFGLSTPAQWVAMFARRYLHEYGATTDDFGRVAVVDRKHAANNPAAWFHGRPITLQDHRDSRWIAEPLRLLDCCQETDGGQALVIVSAERARDLPHPPAVIRSAAQGLGADQHMMTSYYRPTISGIPEMGLVGRQLYGQSGLRPGDIDAAVLYDHFTPLVLPQLEELGFCGRGEAKDFIADGHLELGGSLPFNTHGGQLGEAYLHGMNGVAEGVRLIRGTSVNQPGRTDHVLVTAGTGVPTSGLILGADR comes from the coding sequence ATGAGCAGGACTCCGCTGTCGGGGGCCGCCGCGGTGGCCGGGATCGGCGCCACCGAATTCTCCAAGAACTCCGGCCGCAGCGAACTCCGGCTGGCCTGCGAGGCGGTGCTCGCCGCCCTGGACGACGCGGGGCTGACCCCCGCCGACGTCGACGGGCTCGTCACCTTCACCGCCGAGACCAACTCCGAGGTCCATGTGGCCCGGAACACGGGGATGGGCGAGCTGACGTTCTTCTCCCGCATCGGCTACGGAGGCGGCGCGGCCTGCGCGACCGTGCAGCAGGCGGCCATGGCCGTCGCCACCGGGGCCGCCGAAGTGGTCGTCTGCTACCGGGCGTTCAACGAACGCTCCGGCGAGCGCTACGGGCTGGGGCAGGCCGACCGGCCCATGGACACCACCGCGGACCGGGCCGCCTACGCCTGGATGACACCGTTCGGGCTGAGCACCCCGGCCCAGTGGGTGGCCATGTTCGCCCGCCGCTACCTGCACGAGTACGGGGCCACCACCGACGACTTTGGCCGGGTCGCCGTCGTCGACCGCAAGCACGCCGCGAACAACCCGGCCGCCTGGTTCCACGGACGCCCCATCACCCTCCAGGACCACCGCGACTCCCGCTGGATCGCCGAGCCCCTGCGCCTGCTGGACTGCTGCCAGGAGACCGACGGCGGGCAGGCCCTCGTCATCGTCTCCGCCGAGCGCGCCCGTGACCTGCCCCACCCGCCGGCCGTGATCCGCTCCGCCGCCCAGGGACTCGGGGCCGACCAGCACATGATGACCAGCTACTACCGGCCCACCATCAGCGGCATCCCGGAAATGGGCCTGGTGGGAAGGCAGTTGTACGGGCAGAGCGGTCTTCGCCCCGGGGACATCGACGCGGCCGTGCTCTATGACCACTTCACCCCGCTGGTCCTTCCCCAGCTGGAGGAGCTGGGCTTCTGCGGGCGCGGCGAGGCGAAGGACTTCATCGCGGACGGCCACCTCGAACTCGGCGGCTCCCTGCCCTTCAACACCCATGGCGGACAGCTCGGCGAGGCGTATCTGCACGGCATGAACGGTGTCGCGGAGGGCGTCCGGCTGATCCGGGGCACCTCCGTCAACCAGCCCGGCCGGACCGACCACGTCCTGGTCACCGCCGGCACCGGAGTCCCCACCAGCGGGCTGATCCTGGGGGCCGACCGATGA
- a CDS encoding MaoC/PaaZ C-terminal domain-containing protein, with amino-acid sequence MTGSPWQGRALGSRTVSWSARDAILYALAVGAPAERLDLVYEERLRVLPTFALTLAQWAPDALGALGAFDVTTAVHGGQRLVVHRPLEPDGELTAAARVSQVRDKGSAAVFDVEVDCAYFTATWSLFAPGAGGFGGERGPAAPRRPGRPAEHTATVATHSRQAALYRLLGDRHAMHIDPGAAKAAGLPRPFLHGLCTLAASLLPLADRLGAHPADLVELDARFAAPVFPGDRLGVRAWNDTGGSVVLFEALAGDRAVLTGGRARFAPDATAPEETPDA; translated from the coding sequence ATGACCGGGTCCCCGTGGCAGGGCCGCGCGCTCGGCAGCCGTACCGTCTCCTGGAGCGCGCGGGACGCGATCCTCTACGCGCTCGCCGTCGGAGCCCCCGCCGAACGCCTCGACCTCGTGTACGAGGAGCGGCTGCGGGTGCTGCCGACCTTCGCCCTGACCCTGGCCCAGTGGGCGCCCGACGCGCTCGGCGCACTCGGTGCCTTCGACGTCACCACCGCCGTGCACGGCGGTCAGCGCCTCGTCGTGCACCGGCCGCTGGAGCCGGACGGGGAGCTGACCGCCGCCGCCCGCGTCTCCCAGGTGCGGGACAAGGGATCGGCCGCCGTGTTCGATGTGGAGGTGGACTGCGCGTACTTCACGGCCACCTGGTCCCTCTTCGCCCCCGGTGCCGGCGGCTTCGGCGGCGAACGCGGACCGGCGGCCCCGCGCCGCCCCGGCCGCCCGGCCGAGCACACCGCGACCGTCGCCACCCACTCCCGGCAGGCGGCCCTCTACCGGCTCCTCGGCGACCGGCACGCCATGCACATCGACCCCGGCGCGGCGAAGGCGGCCGGCCTGCCCCGGCCCTTCCTGCACGGGCTGTGCACCCTCGCCGCGAGCCTGCTGCCGCTGGCCGACCGCCTCGGCGCACACCCCGCCGACCTGGTGGAGCTGGACGCCCGGTTCGCCGCCCCCGTCTTCCCCGGAGACCGGCTCGGCGTACGGGCCTGGAACGACACGGGCGGTTCCGTCGTGCTCTTCGAGGCGTTGGCCGGGGACCGCGCGGTCCTGACCGGCGGACGGGCCCGCTTCGCCCCCGACGCGACCGCACCCGAGGAGACCCCCGATGCTTGA
- a CDS encoding 2-keto-4-pentenoate hydratase, translated as MLETARRAEAADLLWAAQCARTPVEPLTTTYPDIDAADAYEIQLINIRRQLALGRTVHGHKVGLSSEVMQRMMGVDEPDYGHLLSDMVLSEDTPVDTGRYCFPRIEVEIGYVLGRSLPGEGCTTADVLAATEYIVPSIELIDSRIKDWRIALADTIADNASSAGVLLGAARVRPAELDPADIAAVLYRDGEEIARGNTSAVLGDPTEAVAWLARKVASFGVTLEAGHVVLPGSCTAAVDVRPGETFRADFGGLGSVSVAFAHSTGQDGMQN; from the coding sequence ATGCTTGAGACCGCCCGGCGCGCCGAGGCCGCCGACCTGCTGTGGGCCGCCCAGTGCGCGCGTACCCCCGTCGAGCCGCTGACCACCACGTACCCGGACATCGACGCGGCCGACGCCTACGAGATCCAGCTCATCAACATCCGCAGACAGCTCGCCCTGGGCCGTACCGTCCACGGGCACAAGGTCGGCCTGTCCTCCGAGGTCATGCAGCGGATGATGGGCGTGGACGAACCCGACTACGGCCATCTGCTGTCCGACATGGTGCTCAGCGAGGACACCCCCGTCGACACCGGCCGCTACTGCTTCCCCCGCATCGAGGTCGAGATCGGCTACGTGCTCGGCCGGAGCCTGCCCGGTGAGGGCTGCACCACCGCCGACGTCCTGGCCGCCACCGAGTACATCGTCCCCTCCATCGAACTCATCGACAGCCGGATCAAGGACTGGCGGATCGCGCTGGCCGACACCATCGCCGACAACGCCTCGTCCGCCGGGGTGCTCCTCGGCGCCGCCCGCGTACGGCCGGCCGAGCTGGATCCCGCCGACATCGCCGCCGTGCTGTACCGGGACGGCGAGGAGATCGCCCGGGGCAACACCAGCGCGGTCCTCGGGGACCCGACGGAGGCCGTCGCCTGGCTGGCCCGCAAGGTGGCCTCCTTCGGGGTGACGCTGGAAGCCGGCCACGTCGTCCTGCCCGGCTCGTGCACCGCGGCGGTCGACGTCCGGCCGGGCGAGACGTTCCGCGCCGACTTCGGGGGACTCGGCTCCGTGTCCGTCGCCTTCGCCCACTCAACGGGACAGGACGGCATGCAGAACTGA